In Musa acuminata AAA Group cultivar baxijiao chromosome BXJ2-3, Cavendish_Baxijiao_AAA, whole genome shotgun sequence, the following proteins share a genomic window:
- the LOC103978509 gene encoding ribulose-1,5 bisphosphate carboxylase/oxygenase large subunit N-methyltransferase, chloroplastic yields the protein MDVAHLLGPCVSSPFLSPSHRPFSGLPGLRIQRRRAPFRPTRRLNQCLACGADTLVAGSEGSSQALRCEKAAEAGDLKSWLHRHGLPPCKVVLKERHSHDGKHRPIHYVAASENLQAGDVAYLVPNSLVVTLDRVLGNETIAELLTTNKLSELACLALYLMYEKKQGKKSFWYPFIRELDRQRGRGQVAVESPLLWSESELAYLDGSHTRAEVLEREEGIKREYNELDTVWFMAGSLFKQYPFDIPTEAFPYEIFKQAFVAVQSCVVHLQNVSLARRFALVPLGPPLLAYKSNCKAMLTAVDDAVQLVIDRPYKAGEPIVVWCGPQPNSRLLLNYGFVDEDNPYDRIVIEASLNTEDPQYQEKRMVAQRNGKLAVQVFHVYVGREKEAISEMLPYLRLGYISDTAEMNSVISSQGPTCPLSPCMERAVLDQLAAYFEARLAAYPTTLSEDEAMLADCNLNPKKQVAVQLVKLEKKILHACLRAIFDFTDQLPDNTISPCPAPFAPHLKF from the exons ATGGACGTCGCTCACCTCCTCGGGCCCTGcgtctcctctccctttctctccCCTTCCCATCGCCCTTTCTCCGGTCTGCCCGGCCTCAGGATCCAGAGGCGACGCGCCCCATTCCGACCCACCCGTCGCTTGAACCAGTGCCTCGCCTGCGGCGCTGACACCCTGGTCGCCGGATCGGAGGGGAGCTCGCAGGCCCTCCGCTGCGAGAAGGCGGCGGAGGCTGGGGACCTCAAGTCTTGGCTGCACCGTCACGGATTGCCGCCTTGCAAGGTCGTTCTGAAGGAGAGGCATTCGCACGACGGGAAGCATCGTCCGATTCATTATGTCGCTGCTAGTGAGAATCTGCAG GCGGGGGATGTTGCTTATCTGGTGCCAAACTCATTGGTCGTGACGCTGGATAGAGTGTTAGGAAACGAAACGATCG CTGAACTGTTGACCACAAACAAGCTGTCAGAATTAGCCTGCTTGGCACTCTATCTAATGTATGAGAAAAAGCAAGGAAAGAAGTCCTTCTGGTATCCATTCATCAGGGAGCTCGATCGCCAACGAGGAAGAGGCCAGGTAGCCGTGGAATCACCACTTCTCTGGTCTGAATCCGAATTGGCTTACTTAGATGGCAGTCATACAAGG GCTGAAGTTCTGGAAAGGGAAGAAGGAATAAAGCGAGAGTACAATGAGCTGGACACAGTTTGGTTCATGGCTGGCTCACTTTTTAAG CAATACCCATTTGACATACCCACAGAGGCTTTTCCATATGAGATTTTTAAGCAAGCATTTGTTGCGGTTCAGTCATGTGTGGTTCATTTACAG AATGTAAGTTTGGCCAGAAGATTTGCATTAGTTCCTCTGGGGCCTCCATTATTGGCTTACAAAAGCAATTGCAAAGCAATGTTAACTGCAGTTGATGATGCTGTTCAGTTGGTCATTGATCGTCCATATAAAGCTGGGGAACCGATTGTTGTGTG GTGTGGACCACAACCAAATTCTCGGTTGCTTCTTAACTATGGTTTTGTTGATGAAGATAATCCCTATGATCGGATAGTGATTGAG GCATCTCTAAATACAGAAGATCCTCAATACCAAGAAAAGAGAATGGTAGCTCAAAGAAACGGGAAGTTGGCTGTCCAAGTTTTTCAT GTCTATGTGGGTAGAGAAAAAGAAGCCATATCAGAAATGCTACCATACCTCCGATTAGGGTACATTTCAGATACAGCAGAGATGAATTCTGTCATTTCTTCTCAAGGCcctacatgtcct TTGAGCCCATGCATGGAGCGAGCAGTCCTTGACCAACTTGCAGCTTACTTCGAGGCTCGGTTGGCAGCATACCCTACAACCTTGAGTGAGGATGAAGCTATG TTGGCAGATtgcaatttgaacccaaaaaagcaGGTTGCAGTTCAGCTAGTAAAGTTAGAGAAGAAAATCCTTCATGCTTGTCTGCGTGCGATCTTTGATTTCACAGACCAGCTACCAGATAACACAATATCTCCCTGTCCAGCTCCTTTTGCACCTCATTTAAAATTTTAG
- the LOC103978545 gene encoding protein ROOT INITIATION DEFECTIVE 3-like has translation MVDVGVAERRREALVVCGEKMSAGITMYDLETGEELMRLPTCASPPHGLLCLADHHLVASQLQRHRSYRGGAIFFWALNKPQSPHRSYPPENIGPISSSKDGIYLAGGAPAGNVYIWEVTSGKLLKIWPAHQNPLSCLAFSHDGTLLISASEDGVIHVWSMISLLDVEDPQICGTLSSVHTWCEHQSSVTGLLLMSGGCSLSLISSSLDGTCKVWDVISGRLVQTYVFSAPVTAIASDPQEQLLFAGCMDGRILVSELNLGLEETPSTISEDSSGFLGGHKDCITTLSFSPGGKWLISASKDGAACIWDANLCQLLRRFSYKKDQNSSELDAEFDEAFHRVSAGYITNLLVISQSMLSVAKNKRSQLRPHVSLLDKSPQPNAATERTRTILPAYCSQEDHFISPGFQTYRLMKKQILELEREGTPEALEMKVVAAVENRLWTSTVTKHMITINKHLQTRLLDMIQRRLCDNSELAHASTKKSKTKVLAAASDSK, from the exons atggtggacGTGGGTGTTGCAGAGAGGAGGAGGGAGGCATTGGTGGTGTGCGGTGAGAAGATGAGTGCCGGAATAACCATGTATGACTTGGAGACAGGGGAGGAACTCATGAGACTACCCACCTGCGCTTCGCCTCCCCATGGCCTCCTCTGCCTCGCCGATCACCACCTCGTCGCGTCCCAGCTGCAGAGACATCGATCCTACCGCGGCGGTGCCATCTTCTTCTGGGCTTTGAACAAG CCCCAGTCACCACATAGAAGCTATCCACCTGAGAATATTGGGCCAATTTCCAGCTCCAAGGATGGCATTTATCTTGCTGGTGGAGCTCCTGCTGGGAATGTATATATATGGGAG GTTACAAGTGGAAAACTGCTTAAGATATGGCCTGCTCATCAGAATCCTCTGAGCTGTTTAGCCTTTTCTCACGACGGCACTCTGCTTATTTCTGCATCTGAGGATGGTGTCATCCATGTATGGTCCATGATCAG CTTACTGGATGTTGAAGATCCTCAAATTTGTGGAACTTTATCTTCTGTACACACATGGTGTGAGCATCAATCCTCTGTAACTGGTCTGCTACTAATGTCTGGAGGCTGTAGCTTATCATTGATATCAAGCTCCCTTGATGGCACTTGCAAG GTATGGGACGTCATTTCGGGCAGGCTGGTGCAAACTTATGTGTTCTCTGCTCCTGTGACTGCAATTGCTTCTGACCCTCAAGAGCAACTTCTGTTTGCCGGATGTATGGATGGCCGAATTCTTGTTAGTGAACTTAATCTTGGACTGGAAGAAACGCCCTCAACAATTTCAGAGGACAGTTCTGGCTTTCTTGGAGGGCATAA GGATTGTATTACCACTTTATCATTCAGTCCAGGAGGTAAATGGTTGATTTCTGCATCAAAGGATGGTGCTGCTTGCATTTGGGATGCTAACCTGTGTCAGCTCTTACGAAGATTCAGCTATAAGAAGG ATCAGAATTCATCTGAATTAGATGCGGAATTTGATGAAGCATTTCACCGTGTCTCAGCAGGTTATATAACAAACTTGCTGGTGATCTCACAATCAATGCTCTCTGTGGCGAAGAACAAGAGAAGCCAGCTTCGCCCTCATGTCTCATTACTGGACAAGTCTCCTCAGCCAAACGCTGCGACAGAGAGAACACGGACCATTTTACCAGCTTACTGTTCTCAGGAAGATCACTTCATTAGCCCTGGATTCCAAACTTACCGACTAATGAAGAAGCAAATTCTTGAGCTTGAG AGGGAGGGAACCCCAGAAGCTTTAGAGATGAAGGTGGTGGCAGCAGTGGAGAACCGCTTGTGGACTTCCACCGTGACGAAACACATGATCACCATCAACAAGCACTTGCAGACGAGATTGTTGGACATGATTCAGCGCCGGTTGTGCGACAACTCTGAGCTTGCTCATGCCAGCACTAAGAAATCAAAGACCAAGGTGCTTGCAGCAGCATCAGACTCCAAGTAA